The genomic DNA CGCTCAAGCTGCTGCGCCCCGAGGGCCGGCACATGGAGGAGCTGCGGATGCGGCTCTTGCGCGAGGCGCAGTCGCTCGCGCGCCTCTCGCACCCCAACGTGGTGGCCGTGCATGACGTGGGCGTCTGCGGCGACGGCATCTTCCTGGCGCTGGAGCTGGTGGAGGGAAACACCCTGGCGGATTGGGTGAAGTCGCCGCGCCCGTGGCCGGAGGTGCTGCGCATCTTCCTGGACGCGGGGCGGGGGCTCGCGGCGGCGCACTCGGCGGGGCTGGTCCATCGTGACTTCAAGCCCGCCAACGTCCTGGTGGGCAAGGACGGGCGCGTGCGGGTGACGGACTTCGGTCTGGCCCGACCCTCCAACCGCGGCGGTCCTCCGGTCGCGGCCCCCGTGGCGGTGCCTCTCCCGGCGGAGGGCGGAGGGGCGGACGCGCTGTTGACCCGCACGGGCGCGCTGCTGGGCACGCCCGCGTACATGGCCCCGGAGCAGCTCATGGGCCGCGGGGCCGACGCGCTGTCGGACCAGTTCAGCTTCTGCGTGGCGCTGCACGAGGCCCTCTATGGCCTGCGCCCGTTCGAGGGCGTCACCCCCGAGGCCCTGGGCGAGGCCGCGCTCGCCGGTCGGGTGCGCCCGCCACCGCGTGACAGCCGCGTGCCCGCCTGGGTGCGCGCCGTGGTGTTGCGCGGACTGAGCCCCAAGCCCGAGGACCGCTTCCCTTCGATGGAGGTGCTGCTCGGCGCGCTCACTCGTCACCCGGTGCGCCGCGTGGGGCTGTGGGCGACGGCGGTCGCGTTCGCGTGTCTGGTGGGCGTGGGCGTGGGTTACGGCGGCGCGCACCGCCGCGAGGTCCGCTGCGAGCAGGAAGCGGAGAACCTCGCCCGGGTCTGGGGGCCGGCGCAGCGTGAGCGCGTGCACTCGGCCTTCCTCGCCACTGGCAAGCCCTACGCCGCCTCCGCGTGGGAGACCATCTCCGCCGAGCTGGACGCGCACGCGGGCCAGTGGCGCGCGCTGCGTACCGAGGCCTGCCTCGCGACGGGAGGCTCCGCGCCCGAGGCGGCCTGGCAGACCCAGGCCTGCTTGGACGCGCGGCTGTGGCAGCTCGCCGCCATCACCGAGGTGCTGGAGAACGCGGACGCGCAGACGGTCCAGAACGCGCAGCAGATGATCTCCTCCTTGGAAGGACTGGAGGGGTGCCGCGACGCGCCGGTGCTCTCCACCCGGCCTCAGCCGCTGGAGGCGCTCCGTCCCAAGGTGGATGCGGCCCGCCGCAAGCTCGCCGAGGCGCGTGCTCGCATGGAGGCCGGGCGTCACGCCGACGGCATCGTGCTGACCACGGCGCTGCTCAAGGACATCGCGAGCATCGACTACCGCCCGCTCGAGGCCGAGGTCCTGCTGCTCCATGGCCACCTGCACGGCATGGCCGGCAAGCTCACCGAGGCGGAGGGCATCCTCTACCGCGCGCTCTGGGCGGCCGAGGCCAGTCGCGACGACGAGACCGTGGCTCGCGCCTGGATCCTCCTCATCTGGGTGGTGGGAGATCAGCTCGCTCGCGTGGGAGAGGCGGACCGGTTGGCCCAGCACGCCCGCGCCGCCGTGGATCGGCTGGGGCGTGACCGCTTCCCCGCCATCGCCACGGACTTGCATCTGCGACTGGGTGGCGTGTGGCTGGTGGAGGGCCGGCTGGAGCGCGCCGCCGAGGAGTTCACCGAGGGCCTGGCCCTATCGCGCAAGGCCTATGGTCCGGAGAGCCTGCGCACCTCCTACTTCGTCTCAGGGCTGGGCCGGGTCCGCTCGCGCCAGCTCCGGTCCGCCGAGGCGCTCACGCTGTACCGCAAGGCCCAGGCGCAGCGCGAGGCCATCTGGGGACCGGACCATCCCGGGCTGGCGCTCAACCTGAGCAACATCGCCGCGGAGCTGATGGCCCTGGGGCGAAGAGAGGAGGCCATCTCGGTGTGGCGCCGCTCGCTGGCGCTCCTGGAGGCCTCTCGCGCGGCGGACCATCCCAGCCTGGCGGCGCCGCTCAACAACCTGGGCTCGGTGCTGCGCGTGCTGGGCCGGCTGGACGAGGCGCGCGAGTACTTGACCCGAGCGGTCGCCATCTTCGAGCACAGCAAGGGGACCGACCACCCGAACACGGCCATCGCGCTGTCGGGCGTGGGCATGGTGGCCTACGACTCGCAGCACTTCGAGGAGGCCCTGTCCTATCACCGGCAGGCGGTGGAGCGGCTGCAGCGCGCGTTGGGCGCGGACACGTCCCGGGCCGCGCCGTCGCTCATGTACATGGGGATGGCGCAGCAGCGCCTGGGACGCAACGCCGAGGCGCGGCGCAACATGCTGCGCGCCTTGCAACTCTGGGAGACGGAGAACGGGCCGGAGAGCGCCACGCTGGGCTTCGCGCTCCGTCCGCTGGCGCACCTGGAGCTGGCCACCGGCGTACCCAAGCAGGCGCAGGCCCACTGCGAGCGGGCCTTGAAGCTCGATGAGAAGGCGCAGGGCGCCGAGTCCCCCGATGTGGCGTTGGATCTCGCGTGCGTGGCGGAGGCGCAGCTCCAGTCGGGCGCGGTGGACCCCGCCGTGCCGTTGTTGGAGCGGGCGCTGCGGGTGCACACCATCGCCTCGCGGGATCCTCTCGACGAGGGCTGGGCCACCTTCCTGTTGGGGAAGGCCTTGGCCGCGCGAGGAGGACCTGGCGACGCGGAGCGCGCCACCGAGCGGGTGGAGTCCGCGCGAGCCTGCATGACGAAGCTGGGCGTGCGCGCCACCTTGGAGCTGAAGGAGGTGCAGGACTGGTTGGCCCACCCGCCCGAGGCCCCCTCCCTTGCCCGACACGAGGTGACTCCATGAGCCAAGCCCGTGACTCCCTGGTGGCGGTGTTTCGGGCGCGACTGCCCGCCACGCGTCAGTCCGAGCTGGACGCCGTGGAGGGCTTGGAGGCGCGGCTCGCGGAGTTGGTGGAGAAGGCCCACACGGCGTGGCCCGAGCTGGAGATGCGCGGAGCGGTGTTCATCGAGCATGTGGCGCGCCACCTCCCGTCGGCGCCCGTGCCGGATGCGCTGGGCCAGCTTCACGTGGCGGACCTCTATCTGGCGTGCGCGTGCGCCACGGGAGAGCGCCGGGCGCTGGCCGCCTTCGAGCAGCACGTGTTGGAGAAGGTCCCTCCTCGGCTGGGCGCGCTGCCTCCCGCCACCGTGGACGAGGTGCTCCAGGTGATGCGCCAGCGCCTGCTCCTGGGGCGTCCCGACGCGCCCGCGAAGATCGCGGACTACTCGGGGCGGGGGCCGCTCTTGGCGTGGGTGCGCATCATCGCCACGCGCATCGTGGGGGAGCTGGCGAGCCAGGACGGACGCCAGGAGCTCTTCGACGAGCCGCCCGAGGCGCTGGCGCGGATGTTCTCGCCGGACGACCCGGAGCGCGCGCTGCTGAAGGAAGACACGCGGCAGGCGCTGGCGGAGGCCCTGCGCTCGGGACTGGCCGCGCTGTCCGAGCGGGAGCGCGCGCTCCTGCGGCTGCACCATGTGCACGGCCTGACCATGGACCGCCTGTCCACGATGTATGGCGAGCCGCGCTCGAGCGTGGCGCGCAAGGTGACGCAGGCGCGCGAGCGGTTGTTGAAGTTGATCCGCGCGGCGCTGGCCTCGCGCACGCAACTGGAGGGCTCCGAGCTGGAGAGCCTCCTGGGGTTGGTGCGCAGTCGTCTGGACTTCAGCATCCACCGCTGGATGGATTGAGCCTCAGCGCGCGGCGCGGTCTCGACCCGGCTGAGGTCGAGGCGCATCCGCCGACTCGCCCGCGAGCGCCTGGGTGATGCGCTCCGGGGACCAGCGCGGATCCAACACGGGGCAGAAGTAGCCCGGCCCGACCTGCTCGCGCACGGCCCAGGCGAAGAAGTCTCGCGCCACAGAGTGGACCTCTTCGGGAAGGAAGAGCACGGCGACGTCGTACTCGGTGAAGCGCAGCAGGCCGGGGACGCGCCATTCCCGCTCCCAGTCGAAGCGGTAGCTGTAGGGCGCGTTGTGGGTGTCACCCTGGATGTCCACGAATGGCGTCATGGCCCAGAGCGGCTCGCGCGACGCGTCCGGCGCCGCGAGCGCCTGTTGGAGCTGCTGCTTCATCGCGAGGTGCGCGGGCGAGCCGTATTGGACATACCAGACGGGGCCGCCACCTTGGGACAGCACGTAGCTCTTCCGGAACGCAATGCCATACAGGCTGCGCCGCTCGACGAGCCGGCCCAGTTGATCGAACGGAATCTCGCTGAAGCACACGGAGCGTTGGCGCTCGGCCACCGAGGGCTCGCGCCGCGCGATGCCAAAGCCCTCCGCGCCGGGGATGAGCGTGCGCATGCCCAGGATGCTCATCATGTTCTGGTAGGCGTCGTCGTACGGCGGCCCGGGCCTCGTGAAGTGCACCACGAAGTCGGACATGTCCCGCCACTGTGAATTCGCTTGATAGCCGAGCATTGCCGTCGACCCCCGCCGTCGACTGTTCCGGAGCACGTCCCACGCGGCAAGCCGTTCTTCCCACGCCCCTTCGCGGTCGCTCGAGGCACGAGCCAGCGGGCGCGACCGTTGTGTGCCTTCGCCGCCAGGGGACCGCGAGTTCGCAGGGCAGGAGTGCGACCGAGCGGTGCTCCTGCTTCTCGCGCGCGGGCCCGCCCGGCGTCACCCCTCGCGGGCACGCGTCAGACGCATCAGTCCCAGTCCCGCGAGCACCGTGATGCTGGCGACCATCGCCTCGCGGGCACTCGCTCCCGCGATGACGAGCGTCGCGCCCAGCACGAGCGTGGGCAGCGCCAGCAGCGCATGCGCGGGGCGCAGTCCCCGTTCTCCACGCCGAGCGAGCACCGCCAGCGCCGTGGCCGTCACGCCGTACTGGAGCAGCACCGCGATGCTCGACAGCGCGAAGAGCTCCGACAAGTCCCCCAGGTTGACGAACAGCACCACCAGTCCCCACGTCACCGCGAGCGCTCGCGTGGGCACTCCCGCCGCCGTCATGTGCTCCAGCCCCAGGAGCGAGCGCGACCCCGAGGCGAGCGCGGACAAGTAGCGCGGCGTCGTCACCAGCATCCCCAGACAGATGCCGAGCGCGGAGACACTCGTGCCCAGGCCCACCCACTCTTCCATCCTCGCGCCGCCCCACACGCCCGAGGCCGCCGCCAACGGAGCGGTCGCCTGCCCGAGCTGGGGCAGGGCCGCGACGCACGCCCACACCAGGCCCACGTAGAGCCCGACGGCCGCGAGCAGCGAGCCCACGGTCGCCAGCGGCACGGTGCGCTCCGAGGACCGCACCTGTCCGGCGATGACCGGGACGATCTCGAACCCCTGGTACGCGAACATCACCGCCAGCCCCGCGCGCAGCCACGAGGCCCCTGACTCCGCGGGGACGAGCGCCACACGAGGCCCACCGGCCATGACGAAGGCGAGGATCAATCCGGCGAGCGGCAGCAGCTTGAGCACCGTGAGCGTGGTCCACGCGCGAGCCGAGACGCGGATGCCCGAGGCCACCACCGCCGCGAGCACCGTCGCCAACCCCGTGGCCAGCGCGCGCTGCCCCACGGCTTCCGAGAGCCCCAGTGAAGGCGCCAGGGCCCGCGCGAGCCCGGCCACCACGGCGGACGTGCTGAGGAACGCGCTGACGTACGCCACCCAGCCCACGAGGAACGACGCGCGCTCCCCAAAGGCCGCGCGAGCGAAGACGACCGGACCTCCATCCGCGTCGAAGCGACGGCCCAGCACCGCGAAGGCGAGCGCCACCGGTACGAGCGCCAATCCCGTGAGCGCGAACGCGAGCACCGCGCCGCGCCCGGGGGCCAGCGCGGCCACCTCGGCGGGCGCGAAGAAGATGCCCACGCCGACGATGCCGTTGACGCCGAGCGCCAACAGCTGCCACGGCCCCACAGGGCGTGTCTGGGACGGAGTCGCGGCGGTGGCGAGTGTGGGCACGGCGGAGCAGTTCACTACGGACGCACCCGCGCGCGCCATCCCCTGCGACGTCTGCGGTTGACGCTCTTGGCGTTTGCCTTCAGGCTCCGCCGGCCGTCGTGGCTCGGGCAGAGGGGCTGGCCCAAGGGGAGGGTGGATGGACGTCGTTGCGTCGCAGTGGGTGCCGCTTCACGCCTGCGCCGATGAGCCCGAAGCCGCGGTGATTCGCTCGCTGCTCGAGGCTCACGGCATCGCCTGTGTCGTCCGGGGCGGACACCATCGCGCGATGCTGGGCGCGCTGGGCAGCTACATCGAAGTCACCGTGCTCGTCACCGCAGAGGACCGCGCGCGGGCGCGCGCCCTGCTCGACGCCGAGGACATGGAGGCTCCGCCGTCCTCGGAGTCACCAGGCGCCCTGGCGGATGGGGTCTGCGCCGTCCATGGCGCGAGCGCCACGACGACCTGCACGCGCTGTGGGGTCTTCCTCTGCGAGCAATGCACGCGCGCCGCAGCGGGGCGCTGCGAGGACTGCCAGGACCGGGCGAGCGAGACGGGGGAGCAGCGCCGCGCGAGGCGACGCAAGCTGGCGGCATGGTTCATCATCCTCTGCATGGTGATGCCTACGCTCGTGAGTCTGTGCGTCCTGACGCTGCGCAAGCTGTTTCAGTGAGCGGTGGGCGAGCGCCCATCGGAGTCATTCTTTCTCAGGGTCCCCGAGGTCCTCATGCGAAGCCTCCTCGTGTTGCTTGTCATGCTGTCCACCCCGGCCCTGGCCCAAAGCCAGACGCCAGCGGGTCCGCCGTCGTTTCTCCGGCAGTTCGCGGAGACGCGCATGTTCAACAGCGGGCGCCCCGTGGCGGCGAGCATCTCGCCCGACGAGAAGACCGTCTATTTCCTGCGCGCGCCGCCCCGCTCCAACGTCATGACGCTGTTTGCCTTTGACGTGGCGACCGGCCAGACGCGCGAGGTGCTCACCCCCGCGACCGTGCTGCACGGCGCCGCCGAGACGCTGAGCCCCGAGGAGCGCGCCCGGCGCGAGCGCATGCGCATGTCCTCCGCGGGCTTCAGCTCGTATGAGCTGTCCGAGGATGGCACGAAGGTGCGGCTCACGCTGTCGGGCCGGGTGTACGTGGTGGAGACCGCCACCCAGAAGGTGACGGAGCTGCCGCTGGAGCCGGGCGTCCTCGTGCCCTCGTTCTCGCGAGACGGCAAGCAGGCGGCGTTCGTCCGCGACAACGATGTCTATCGCGTGGACCTGGCGACGGGCCGCGTGCAGCGCGTCACCAAGGGCGGCACGGCGGCCAGGAGCCACGGCCTGGCCGAGTTCATCGCCCAGGAGGAGATGGGCCGCTTCGAGGGCTACTGGTGGAGCCCGGACGCCAAGGCCATTGCCTTCACCGAGTCGGACACGAGCGGGGTGGAGAAGCGCACCTTCGTGGACCCCATGTTCCCCGAGCGCGGCGGTGAGACGCTGTCCTATCCCCGCGCGGGCACGCCGAACGCGCAGGTGAAGCTGGGCATCGCGTCGCTCACCGGCGGCGCGACCGTCTGGGTGGACTGGGACGCGAAGGCGTATCCGTATCTCGCCACCGTCACGTGGCCCAAGAAGGGACCGCTGACCGTCCTGGTGCAGAGCCGCACCCAGACGGAGGAGCTCTTGCTCGCGGTCGATGAGAAGACGGGCAAGACGCGCACCCTGCTGACCGAGCGCGACGCCGCGTGGGTCAACCTGGATCAGCCCTTCCCCAAGTGGCTGGACGACGGCAGCGGCTTCCTCTGGTCCACCGAGCGCAACGGTGCGCCCGAGCTGGAGCTGCGCGCTCCGGATGGGAGCCTCGTCCGCTCGCTGGTGAAGCCTGACGCGGGGTATCGCGCGCTGGTGAACTACCAGCCCCAGGCGGACATCGTGGACTTCCTCGGCGGCCCCAACCCCACCGAGCGCTACCTGTACCGCGTGACGCGGGGTGGGGCGCCCACGCGGGTGACGTCCGGCGGCCCGGCCGTGGAGTCCGCGCGCACCAGCGCCCAGGCGGGCCTCTTCGTCATCACGTCCGAGGGGCTCACCCAGATGCGGCGCCAGCGCATCGTCCGCGCGGACGGCACCGAGGTGGGCGTGCTCCCCTCGCTCGCCGAGGAGCCCTCCTTCACCCCGACCACGGAGGTGCGTCAGGTGGGCGCGGAGAAGTTCTGGACCGCCATCACCCGGCCTCGCGACTTCCGTCCTGGCGTGAAGCTCCCCGTCATCGTGGAGATCTACGGCGCCGCCGTTCCGCTCGTGCAGCACGCCATGGCGCGCAACCTCCTGTCCCAGTGGATGGCGGACCAGGGCTTCATCGTCGTGAAGTTCGACGGGCGTGGCACCGCGCTGCGGGGAAGGGATTGGGAGCGCGCGCTCAAGTATGACTTCGGGGGTGTTCCGCTGGATGACCAGGTGACCGCGCTGCGCGCGCTGGCCGCCGAGGTTCCCGAGATGGACCTGCGGCGCGTGGGCATCACCGGCTGGAGCCACGGCGGCTACATGTCCGCGATGGCCGTGCTCAAGCGACCGGATGTCTTCAAGGCCGCGGTGGCGGGAGCGCCGGTGGTGGACTGGCGGGACTACGACACGCACTGCACCGAGCGCTTCCTCGGGACGCCGCAGGAGCACCCGGAGGCCTACGAGAAGACCTCGCTGCTCACCTACGCGAAGCAGGACAAGCCCATGGGCAAGCTCCTGCTCATCCACGGCACGAACGACGACAACGTCTTCTTCCTCCACTCGCTGAAGCTGTCGGACGCGCTGTTCCAGGCCGGCAAGGCGCACGAGCTGCTCCCGCTCGCGGGCTCCTCGCACATGCTGTCCAATCCCGCGGTCAGCGAGCGGCAGTGGCAGCGCGTGATGCGCTTCTTCCAGGACAACCTCTGAACGGCGCGCCCTACGCGTCGGTGGCCTGGAAGCGGGGCCACAGCTCGGCGGTGATGCCCGTGCGCGCGGTGATTCGGCCGCCGACACGGGTGACGCGCTCCAGGTTGTAATACAGCGTCCAGTCGCCGCCCCGGTTGAAGCCAAACACCCGGGCCTGCGAGCTGACGTGGAGATACTGGGCCGGGCCGAACTGCGAGGTCGGCTCGCCCTTCTTCCATCCCGGCAGAAAGCCAGACATCACGGTCTCCAGCTTCCCGTAATACTTCGTGTACACCTTCATCTGGTGCACGGCGGTGGCCGCGAACTGCTCCTCCACCGTCTTCGACGCGTCGAATGCGACGACGAGCCGGGGGGAGTCATAGTTGGCGTGAGCGACCAGCGGCTTGCGCTCCAGTCCATTCACATACAAGCAACAGCCATTGAGCGGCGCGGTGGCGAAGAACTCCGTCTCCGCCGTGGCGTGCAAGGTCAGGTGATAGGCCTTGCCGGTGCTCCAGGGCAGGAAGTACGCGCGCACCTTCTTCGAGACGGGCGCGGACTGGAAGATGCTGAAGAAGCCCGTGGGCGCGGGGGGCGCTTGGAACGCGACATCCAGGCCGCCATCCCCGAGGTCGCGAAGGTAGAGGTCCCTCACGTTGTGTCGCGCTGCGTATTGCAGCGTCGCCATCTCCTCGCTCTCCACCACCAGCTTGCCCGCGGCGCTCTCCGTCTTGTTGCCGACCTTGTCGTCTGGGACTTGTTGCCGACCTTGTCGTCTGGGATGCGCACCGTCCGGGTGCCGAGATACGCCACTGGGTCTTTCTTGAACTCACTCCACTGTGTCGCATTCATGCGCGGCCCCGGGCTCCCATTGCCTGACGACGGAGTCCCGTCATCTTATCCGGGGGCATTTCTCACAAAAGGAGCTTTGCCCATGTTGCGACGAATTCTTGTATCGACGCTGCTCGCGGCCGGTGTCTCGCTGGGGTGTGGCGGAACCGAGCCCGTGGCGGACGAGTCCACGACGGGGCAGCAGAAGGCGGGGCTGGTGGATTCGTGCTCGCGGCTCCAGGGCCGTGGCTGTGGCCCGTTCTCGGAGCTGCCGTGTGTCTTCAGCGACGGGACGCCCGGCACCTGCTACTGCCAGGACATCCCGTTCAATCAGTGGCAGTGCACCACGCTGGACTGAGGTGAGGCCGCGGAGGGCGGCGAGACTTCAGCCGCCCTGCCGCATCTTCCGCATGTCGATGAGGATGTCGTAGTTGCGCGGCTCGGGGAGGTTGGGGCCCGCGGCGAAGCGGTAGAGGTGGCTCGGGTCGCGCTCCAGCGGGAAGCGCTCCTTCATCAGGGCCTTGAGCATCTCCTTGGCCACCCACTCGGCATCCACGGAGACCGAGCCGAACTCGTCCAGGTAGCGGCGCGGGGCGGACGTGTCCGTCTGGCGCGCGGTGAGCACGAAGACGCGCGACTGCTTCGCGGGCTCCACCTGCCGCGCGCCTTGCTCCATGAGCGCCAGCTCGCGGGCCTGGGGCAGCGCGAACAGCTCCAGGGACTGACGGTGGGCCAGCAGCGCGCCGGCCCCGACGAACAGCGCCAGCACGCTCGTCATGACCCACGGCCCGCGCCGAGGCCAGCAGCTCCCCAGGTTCATGAGCGAGCCGGCGACGAACACGCCCCACACGCCCGTGAGCGCATAGAGCGTGCGGTAGGTGGGCCACCGCTCGAAGGCGAGGAAGCTGACCGAGTACGCCGCGGCGGAGAGCGTGAGCAGCACGAGCAGCCAGCGTCCGCCCCCGCGCAGGCCCCCGCGGCGAACCTCGACGGCGAGGCCCACGGCGAGCACGGCGAGCGTCGCGGCCACCATGAACTCGGAGCCCGCGGGCATCCCGGTGGGGGTGTCGTTGAGGGCGATGAGCGCCAGCGCGTTGGGCAGCACGTGGGTGATGGCCCACAGCGTCTTGTCCACCCAGTGGGTCTCGAACGCGATGCGCGGCGAGGGCGTCACCATGCCCGTGAGGAAGAGCGTCTTGGTGACGGCGAACGCCATGAGCAGGCCCGCGCCCATGATGGTCAGGTGGCGCATGAGCCAGCGCATGGTGTCGCGGAAGTGGTCGTCGTGGCGCAGCACCAGGACGGCCGCGAGCAGCACGGCGTAGACGAGCCCGCTGGCTTGATAGATGAGCGTGGCCACCGCGATGACGCCGGCCGCGGCGATGCGCCAGCCCACGCCGCCGGTGGCGGGCTCGGAGGGCGGGGGCAGGCCGCGGCGAGCCAGTCCGAAGGCCGCCACGCCCAGCACCAGGGCCACGGCTTGCGGCCAGCAGATGCCCCAGCTCGCGATGACCTGCGCGGAGGGCGTGAGGGTGAGCAGCGCGGCGAGCAGGGCCGAGGTAATCAGGGGCCAGCCCTCGCGGCGCAGCAGCAGGAAGAGCGAGGCGCCGAGCAGGCCCAGGCCCACGACGCCCAACAGGCGCAGCCCGCTCAAGCCATCGATGGTGTTCGCGGCGTGCGCGGACCGCTCGAGGAGCCAGCCGTAGATGGGGCGCCCCTGGGAGGCGAGCACGCGGGGAATCTTGCCCGGGTCCTCGCGCGCCTCGCGCAGGATGGCGTAGTCATCGCGCAACCCGTAGCGATGGAAGACCGCGCTCCCATAGACAACCAGCGGAAGCACGAACAGCAGGGTGGCCAATGCCAGCACGCCCGAGTCCGGGCGGCGGTGATGACGTATCGGAAGAATGGGAGACCTTCTGAAGAGCGGCGCGACACTACCAGGGCGCCGCAGCGGCTGGCGTGCTTGTTGTGGTGCCTCGGGTGTCACGACAAAGCATGCTGAGAGTCGCATGCCCCTCCGACAAGTGGCCCGGCGAACGCCTTGCGTGACAGCCCGCTGACCGGTCGCGGATTATCGTTTGTATTCCAAGGGATGGCCCCAGGCGCGGGGCGAGCCCGGCGCGGCGGGCGGGGGGCTGACGGGCCGTGTGCTATGTCGGGCCCCATGCGCGCGCTTCTCCTGGGACTCATCCTGGTGGCGGTGGCGGTGGCGGGGGCGGCATGGCAGCGCGGTGTGGCCGTCCGGCGGCTGCCTCCGGACTACGACGAGCTGACCTATCTGCCCGTGGCGTATCGCTACGAGGCGATGCTGTCGTCCGGTCACTGGGGCGAGGTGGCGACGTTCCGCGAGAACTTCGAGCATCCCCCGCTGGTGAAGCTGCTCTTCGCCACGGAGCTGTGGGTGACGGGTGCGCCCGAGCCTGAGTGGAAGCAGGTGGAGGTGGGGCACCCCCTTCCCGCGGCGGCGGTGCCTGTCTTCCGCGTGACGCGCGGCCTGTCCGCGGTGATGGGCGTGCTCCAGGTGGCGCTGGTCGCGGTCGTCTCGGCGCCGGGCGCGCTCCTGCTCGCGTTCGACGCGTACCACGCGAAGTACACGTCCCAGGCCTATCTGGAGGCGGTGCCGGGCCTGCTGGCCGTGTGGGCGGTGCTCGCCTTCGAGCGGGCGCGGCGGACGGCTCCGGGTTCGGCGCGCGCGTTCCGGTTGGGGCTGCTCGGCCTCTCGGGCGTGCTGCTCGGCGCCGCCGCGGCGTGCAAGTACCCCTATGGGCTGGTGATTGGGCTCACCCTGGTGCCCTTCCTCGGGCTGCCCACGCGCGCGCGGCTCGGGGCCTGGGCCGTGTTCGGAGCGGCCACGCTCGCGGCGTTCCTCCTGCTGCATCCGGCGCTGTGGTCCTCGCCCGTGGCCAATCTATGGGAGTCGGTGACCTTCCATTGGAGCTACTCCCAGAGCGCGCACGTCCAGCGCGCGGCGCTGCCCTGGTACCAGCCCTGGCTCTACCTGACGCACGCGGAGCCGGTGCGGTGGCATGACGGCGTCTTCCTGACAGGCGCGGTCGCGTGGCTGATGGTGCCCCTGGCCGTGGTGGGCGTGCCCCGCGCGGCGCGCACGCGTCCGGTGTGGCTGGCGTGGGCGGGCGTGGGCCTGGTGTTCCTCATGGTCTGGCCCACGCGCTGGCCCCAGTACCTTTTGCTCGTCCTCCCGGCGCTGTCGGTCTGCGCGGGCCTGGGCGTGGAGACGCTCGCGGCGCAGGTGCGGCGCGCCTGGAGGAGGCGCGCGGGGCTCGCCCTGCCGCCGACCGCCTGAGGGCCGCGGTCGGACTCAGGGCGCCGCGTACTGGAAGTCCGCGAACACGGCGCCGTGGTCCGAGCCACCCAGGCCGCTCCGGTCGCGCGCCACGCGGAACGAGCCGGGCACGTACGCGCCGCCGCTGCGCGCCAGGTACAGGTGGTCGATGGCCTGCAATTGCCCGTTGTAGGCATACGTCCAGGTGTCCCCGCTGGGCCTGTCCGCGGCGACGCGTGACAGCGCGCCCCCAGCCTCCAGCGCGACGAGGGGCGGCGAGCCGGGCACGTCGTTGAGGTCCCCGCCGAGCACCACCAGCGCACGCGGCGACGCGGCCGCGGTGGCGGAGACGATGGTGCGAGCCCCGTTCGCCTCGGCCTCGCGGCGGCCGGGATCGTCGCTGACCTTCGAGCGGAAGTGCGCCGGGAACACGATGGTCTCGCCGCCCTTCGCGCTCACGTGGACCTCCAGCAGGTCTCGCGAGAAGCGCGTCGAGGTGCCATCCGGACGGGTGAGCACCTCCCGGTAGTGACTCGTCACGCGGGTGATGGGGAACGCGGAGAGCACCGCGACGTCCACCGAGGCCGGCGCTCCCGTCTCGCCCAGCACCGCGTGAGGGTAGCGCGGCAGGAGGGCCTGGAGCGCGTCCAGCGAGGCCTGCGTCTCCACCTCCTCCAGCATGACGATGTCCGCGTCGAGCGAGGCGATGGCGGTCGCGAGCTGCTGCACCTGCAGCGCGAAGGCCTCGGGAGAGGGCAGGGCCTCGTAGTTCGAACCGCCGCACGCGGCGGAGTCGCACACGGTGTCGAACAGGCGGTGCACGTTGTAGGCGGCGATGCGGATGACGTCTGCGCGGGCGACCGGAGGAGTCGGCGGGGGACACGCCTCGATGGCGCACGGGTCCACGTCCTCGGGCTCTCGGGCGATGGAGCGCCCGTCACATCCCGCCGCGGCGAGGAGGAGTCCGAAC from Myxococcaceae bacterium JPH2 includes the following:
- a CDS encoding DPP IV N-terminal domain-containing protein — encoded protein: MRSLLVLLVMLSTPALAQSQTPAGPPSFLRQFAETRMFNSGRPVAASISPDEKTVYFLRAPPRSNVMTLFAFDVATGQTREVLTPATVLHGAAETLSPEERARRERMRMSSAGFSSYELSEDGTKVRLTLSGRVYVVETATQKVTELPLEPGVLVPSFSRDGKQAAFVRDNDVYRVDLATGRVQRVTKGGTAARSHGLAEFIAQEEMGRFEGYWWSPDAKAIAFTESDTSGVEKRTFVDPMFPERGGETLSYPRAGTPNAQVKLGIASLTGGATVWVDWDAKAYPYLATVTWPKKGPLTVLVQSRTQTEELLLAVDEKTGKTRTLLTERDAAWVNLDQPFPKWLDDGSGFLWSTERNGAPELELRAPDGSLVRSLVKPDAGYRALVNYQPQADIVDFLGGPNPTERYLYRVTRGGAPTRVTSGGPAVESARTSAQAGLFVITSEGLTQMRRQRIVRADGTEVGVLPSLAEEPSFTPTTEVRQVGAEKFWTAITRPRDFRPGVKLPVIVEIYGAAVPLVQHAMARNLLSQWMADQGFIVVKFDGRGTALRGRDWERALKYDFGGVPLDDQVTALRALAAEVPEMDLRRVGITGWSHGGYMSAMAVLKRPDVFKAAVAGAPVVDWRDYDTHCTERFLGTPQEHPEAYEKTSLLTYAKQDKPMGKLLLIHGTNDDNVFFLHSLKLSDALFQAGKAHELLPLAGSSHMLSNPAVSERQWQRVMRFFQDNL
- a CDS encoding glucosyltransferase domain-containing protein, whose product is MRLSACFVVTPEAPQQARQPLRRPGSVAPLFRRSPILPIRHHRRPDSGVLALATLLFVLPLVVYGSAVFHRYGLRDDYAILREAREDPGKIPRVLASQGRPIYGWLLERSAHAANTIDGLSGLRLLGVVGLGLLGASLFLLLRREGWPLITSALLAALLTLTPSAQVIASWGICWPQAVALVLGVAAFGLARRGLPPPSEPATGGVGWRIAAAGVIAVATLIYQASGLVYAVLLAAVLVLRHDDHFRDTMRWLMRHLTIMGAGLLMAFAVTKTLFLTGMVTPSPRIAFETHWVDKTLWAITHVLPNALALIALNDTPTGMPAGSEFMVAATLAVLAVGLAVEVRRGGLRGGGRWLLVLLTLSAAAYSVSFLAFERWPTYRTLYALTGVWGVFVAGSLMNLGSCWPRRGPWVMTSVLALFVGAGALLAHRQSLELFALPQARELALMEQGARQVEPAKQSRVFVLTARQTDTSAPRRYLDEFGSVSVDAEWVAKEMLKALMKERFPLERDPSHLYRFAAGPNLPEPRNYDILIDMRKMRQGG
- a CDS encoding endonuclease/exonuclease/phosphatase family protein — protein: MARLLCRVGAWFGLLLAAAGCDGRSIAREPEDVDPCAIEACPPPTPPVARADVIRIAAYNVHRLFDTVCDSAACGGSNYEALPSPEAFALQVQQLATAIASLDADIVMLEEVETQASLDALQALLPRYPHAVLGETGAPASVDVAVLSAFPITRVTSHYREVLTRPDGTSTRFSRDLLEVHVSAKGGETIVFPAHFRSKVSDDPGRREAEANGARTIVSATAAASPRALVVLGGDLNDVPGSPPLVALEAGGALSRVAADRPSGDTWTYAYNGQLQAIDHLYLARSGGAYVPGSFRVARDRSGLGGSDHGAVFADFQYAAP